In the Paramormyrops kingsleyae isolate MSU_618 chromosome 6, PKINGS_0.4, whole genome shotgun sequence genome, one interval contains:
- the kif5aa gene encoding kinesin family member 5Aa isoform X5: MADSTAECSIKVLCRFRPLNEKEIRRGDRFIPTFQGDDTVIVGGKSYVFDRVFPTNTTQEQVYNTCARQIVRDVLEGYNGTIFAYGQTSSGKTHTMEGKLHDEERMGIIPRIADDIFSHIYTMDENLEFRIKVSYFEIYMEKIRDLLDVTKANLAVHEDRNRVPYVKGCTERFVSCPEEVMDIVDEGKANRHVAVTNMNEHSSRSHSILLVDITQEHTETEQKLTGKLYLVDLAGSEKVSKTGAEGAVLDEAKNINKSLSSLGNVISALAEGTKAHVPYRDSKMTRILQDSLGGNCRTTIFICCSPSSFNDAETRSTLMFGQRAKTIKNTASVNLELTAEEWKKKFEREKDKSKSQKETIQMLETDLKRMRHGEMKERTSNPANSSGLLLNLNSIEKYLPEAEQLEPSDAGNTSTVTCHSEDRLKYEEAISRLHQQLDSKDSEIIQQSKTAGKLRKQILERNKLLAYTHETSEDVHGHLRRLQEENHHAKMEVKEVLYALEELALNYDLKSQEVEEQSQQSQLLATELVQKMAHLQALEEELSQMQGESKQQRKHIAKVLNSLMQDLSEFSAVMGNRQIRLPVEISSALEEEFTVARIYVNKIRAEVKSMVKRCRRLETLQQECHREMEETGCELSSCQRLITQHESNICSLTECMQNVELTKKEMEESYKVLSEEMTKLQAEDTLHKGTSRELLGKDNDKGAECQEMDSHHEPPHMQLGHLHDDINEKQKIIGDLKEWNLESERELEHLHAEFACLKIQEQEKSKHLADLKFKLEQHYQSRQGLRALEKTVQELQALHYLRKVFMQDLVAQFRDIKEMEFATENWGTDTEKHRITFLENNLEHLTKIHKQLVRDNFELRSDLPKLERRLQHTAERVRALEGALRGAKAGAARDRHLYLQEVEHMRELMQTRRYQEQPEGCLDMMFQPEGDSSPKPWRPLQANSGQSSEVSSEADSATSSLDPCALHASDAENRRGDSDSCSLRCGGEMAVPPKLYSAQQETATS; the protein is encoded by the exons ATGGCCGACTCGACCGCAGAATGCAGCATCAAAGTGCTATGCCGCTTCCGCCCTTTAAATGAGAAGGAGATCAGGCGAGGAGACCGATTCATCCCCACATTTCAAGGAGACGACACCGTCATTGTCGGG GGGAAGTCGTATGTGTTCGATCGGGTTTTCCCCACCAATACCACCCAGGAACAGGTCTACAATACCTGTGCCAGACAGATCGTTAGAG ATGTCTTGGAGGGATACAATGGGACAATTTTTGCCTATGGGCAGACTTCCTCAGGCAAGACCCACACTATGGAG GGGAAGCTGCACGATGAAGAGCGCATGGGCATCATTCCCAGGATTGCTGATGACATTTTCAGCCATATCTATACCATGGATGAGAATCTGGAATTCCGCATCAAG GTGTcatattttgaaatatatatGGAAAAAATCAGGGATCTTTTAGATG TGACCAAAGCCAACCTTGCAGTCCATGAGGACAGAAACCGGGTCCCATATGTGAAG GGTTGTACTGAACGTTTTGTGAGTTGCCCAGAAGAAGTGATGGATATCGTTGACGAGGGAAAAGCCAACCGGCATGTCGCTGTTACCA ACATGAACGAGCACAGCTCCCGCAGCCACAGCATCCTCCTGGTGGACATCACGCAGGAGCACACGGAGACGGAGCAGAAGCTCACCGGGAAGCTGTATCTGGTGGACCTGGCAGGCAGTGAGAAG GTCAGTAAAACAGGTGCTGAAGGTGCTGTCCTGGATGAGGCCAAGAACATCAACAAGTCACTGTCATCACTTGGCAATGTCATTTCTGCGCTGGCCGAGGGAACG AAAGCACACGTCCCATACAGAGACAGCAAGATGACCCGGATCCTGCAGGATTCACTGGGGGGAAACTGCCGTACCACAATATTTATCTGCTGCTCCCCTTCCAGCTTTAATGATGCTGAGACGAGGTCCACCCTTATGTTTGGACAACG TGCAAAGACCATTAAGAATACGGCATCCGTGAATTTGGAGCTGACGGCAGAGGAATGGAAGAAGAAATTTGAGAGGGAGAAAGATAAGAGCAAGTCACAGAAGGAAACTATCCAGATGTTGGAGACTGATTTGAAGCGCATGCGCCATGGTGAGATGAAGGAACGCACATCAAACCCAGCCAACAGTTCCGGCTTGTTGTTAAATTTGAACAGCATAG AGAAATACCTTCCAGAGGCAGAGCAACTGGAGCCCTCAGATGCTGGAAACACCTCCACTGTGACATGTCACTCTGAGGACCGTCTGAAATATGAGGAGGCGATTAGCAGGCTGCACCAGCAGCTGGACAGCAAG GATAGTGAAATTATCCAGCAGAGTAAGACGGCGGGAAAACTGAGGAAACAAATCTTGGAGCGTAACAAG CTCCTGGCGTACACACATGAGACCAGCGAGGATGTACATGGTCATCTGAGGCGACTGCAGGAAGAAAACCACCACGCCAAAATGGAGGTGAAGGAGGTGCTGTATGCTTTAGAGGAGCTGGCACTTAATTATGACCTGAAGAGTCAGGAAGTGGAGGAGCAGAGTCAGCAAAGTCAGCTGCTGGCCACAGAACTCGTGCAGAAAATG GCCCATCTACAGGCCCTGGAAGAAGAGCTGTCCCAAATGCAAGGGGAGAGCAAGCAGCAGCGCAAGCACATTGCCAAGGTTCTCAACAGCCTCATGCAGGACCTGAGCGAGTTCAGTGCTGTCATGGGCAACAGGCAGATCAGGCTG CCTGTGGAGATCAGCAGCGCACTGGAGGAGGAATTCACGGTGGCACGGATTTACGTAAACAAGATCCGGGCGGAGGTGAAATCCATGGTGAAGAGGTGCCGTCGCCTGGAGACGCTGCAGCAGGAGTGCCACCGTGAGATGGAGGAGACGGGCTGCGAGCTGTCGTCCTGCCAGAGGCTGATCACACAG CATGAATCCAATATCTGCTCTCTGACGGAGTGCATGCAGAATGTGGAGCTGACGAAGAAGGAGATGGAAGAGAGCTACAAGGTTCTAAGTGAAGAGATGACAAAACTTCAGGCTGAAG ATACCCTACACAAAGGTACAAGCAGAGAACTGTTGGGAAAAGACAATGACAAG GGGGCTGAATGCCAGGAAATGGATTCTCATCACGAGCCCCCCCACATGCAGCTTGGACATCTGCATGATGACATCAATGAGAAACAAAAGATCATTGGTGACCTCAAAGA ATGGAATCTGGAGTCAGAGAGGGAGCTGGAGCACCTGCATGCTGAGTTTGCTTGTCTGAAGATCCAGGAGCAGGAGAAGTCTAAACATCTAGCAGATCTTAA ATTTAAGCTTGAGCAGCATTACCAGTCCAGACAGGGTCTCAGAGCGCTGGAGAAGACTGTG CAGGAGCTGCAGGCTCTCCACTACCTGCGGAAGGTTTTTATGCAGGACCTCGTGGCTCAATTTAGAGAT ATCAAAGAAATGGAGTTTGCCACGGAGAACTGGGGAACAGACACTGAGAAACACAGAATTACCTTCCTGGAGAACAACCTGGAGCACCTTACGAAGATTCACAAGCAG TTGGTACGTGACAATTTTGAACTGCGCAGTGACCTCCCCAAACTGGAGAGACGTCTGCAGCACACAGCTGAAAGAGTGCGCGCTCTGGAGGGGGCACTGAGGGGGGCCAAGGCGGGGGCGGCCCGTGACCGCCACCTCTACCTGCAGGAGGTGGAGCACATGAGGGAACTCATGCAGACCAGGAGATACCAGGAACAGCCAG
- the kif5aa gene encoding kinesin family member 5Aa isoform X4: MADSTAECSIKVLCRFRPLNEKEIRRGDRFIPTFQGDDTVIVGGKSYVFDRVFPTNTTQEQVYNTCARQIVRDVLEGYNGTIFAYGQTSSGKTHTMEGKLHDEERMGIIPRIADDIFSHIYTMDENLEFRIKVSYFEIYMEKIRDLLDVTKANLAVHEDRNRVPYVKGCTERFVSCPEEVMDIVDEGKANRHVAVTNMNEHSSRSHSILLVDITQEHTETEQKLTGKLYLVDLAGSEKVSKTGAEGAVLDEAKNINKSLSSLGNVISALAEGTKAHVPYRDSKMTRILQDSLGGNCRTTIFICCSPSSFNDAETRSTLMFGQRAKTIKNTASVNLELTAEEWKKKFEREKDKSKSQKETIQMLETDLKRMRHGEMKERTSNPANSSGLLLNLNSIEKYLPEAEQLEPSDAGNTSTVTCHSEDRLKYEEAISRLHQQLDSKDSEIIQQSKTAGKLRKQILERNKLLAYTHETSEDVHGHLRRLQEENHHAKMEVKEVLYALEELALNYDLKSQEVEEQSQQSQLLATELVQKMAHLQALEEELSQMQGESKQQRKHIAKVLNSLMQDLSEFSAVMGNRQIRLPVEISSALEEEFTVARIYVNKIRAEVKSMVKRCRRLETLQQECHREMEETGCELSSCQRLITQHESNICSLTECMQNVELTKKEMEESYKVLSEEMTKLQAEDTLHKGTSRELLGKDNDKGAECQEMDSHHEPPHMQLGHLHDDINEKQKIIGDLKEWNLESERELEHLHAEFACLKIQEQEKSKHLADLKFKLEQHYQSRQGLRALEKTVQELQALHYLRKVFMQDLVAQFRDIKEMEFATENWGTDTEKHRITFLENNLEHLTKIHKQLVRDNFELRSDLPKLERRLQHTAERVRALEGALRGAKAGAARDRHLYLQEVEHMRELMQTRRYQEQPEGCLDMMFQPEGDSSPKPWRPLQANSGQSSEVSSEADSATSSLDPCALHASDENRRGDSDSCVLPVCKSSLRCGGEMAVPPKLYSAQQETATS; encoded by the exons ATGGCCGACTCGACCGCAGAATGCAGCATCAAAGTGCTATGCCGCTTCCGCCCTTTAAATGAGAAGGAGATCAGGCGAGGAGACCGATTCATCCCCACATTTCAAGGAGACGACACCGTCATTGTCGGG GGGAAGTCGTATGTGTTCGATCGGGTTTTCCCCACCAATACCACCCAGGAACAGGTCTACAATACCTGTGCCAGACAGATCGTTAGAG ATGTCTTGGAGGGATACAATGGGACAATTTTTGCCTATGGGCAGACTTCCTCAGGCAAGACCCACACTATGGAG GGGAAGCTGCACGATGAAGAGCGCATGGGCATCATTCCCAGGATTGCTGATGACATTTTCAGCCATATCTATACCATGGATGAGAATCTGGAATTCCGCATCAAG GTGTcatattttgaaatatatatGGAAAAAATCAGGGATCTTTTAGATG TGACCAAAGCCAACCTTGCAGTCCATGAGGACAGAAACCGGGTCCCATATGTGAAG GGTTGTACTGAACGTTTTGTGAGTTGCCCAGAAGAAGTGATGGATATCGTTGACGAGGGAAAAGCCAACCGGCATGTCGCTGTTACCA ACATGAACGAGCACAGCTCCCGCAGCCACAGCATCCTCCTGGTGGACATCACGCAGGAGCACACGGAGACGGAGCAGAAGCTCACCGGGAAGCTGTATCTGGTGGACCTGGCAGGCAGTGAGAAG GTCAGTAAAACAGGTGCTGAAGGTGCTGTCCTGGATGAGGCCAAGAACATCAACAAGTCACTGTCATCACTTGGCAATGTCATTTCTGCGCTGGCCGAGGGAACG AAAGCACACGTCCCATACAGAGACAGCAAGATGACCCGGATCCTGCAGGATTCACTGGGGGGAAACTGCCGTACCACAATATTTATCTGCTGCTCCCCTTCCAGCTTTAATGATGCTGAGACGAGGTCCACCCTTATGTTTGGACAACG TGCAAAGACCATTAAGAATACGGCATCCGTGAATTTGGAGCTGACGGCAGAGGAATGGAAGAAGAAATTTGAGAGGGAGAAAGATAAGAGCAAGTCACAGAAGGAAACTATCCAGATGTTGGAGACTGATTTGAAGCGCATGCGCCATGGTGAGATGAAGGAACGCACATCAAACCCAGCCAACAGTTCCGGCTTGTTGTTAAATTTGAACAGCATAG AGAAATACCTTCCAGAGGCAGAGCAACTGGAGCCCTCAGATGCTGGAAACACCTCCACTGTGACATGTCACTCTGAGGACCGTCTGAAATATGAGGAGGCGATTAGCAGGCTGCACCAGCAGCTGGACAGCAAG GATAGTGAAATTATCCAGCAGAGTAAGACGGCGGGAAAACTGAGGAAACAAATCTTGGAGCGTAACAAG CTCCTGGCGTACACACATGAGACCAGCGAGGATGTACATGGTCATCTGAGGCGACTGCAGGAAGAAAACCACCACGCCAAAATGGAGGTGAAGGAGGTGCTGTATGCTTTAGAGGAGCTGGCACTTAATTATGACCTGAAGAGTCAGGAAGTGGAGGAGCAGAGTCAGCAAAGTCAGCTGCTGGCCACAGAACTCGTGCAGAAAATG GCCCATCTACAGGCCCTGGAAGAAGAGCTGTCCCAAATGCAAGGGGAGAGCAAGCAGCAGCGCAAGCACATTGCCAAGGTTCTCAACAGCCTCATGCAGGACCTGAGCGAGTTCAGTGCTGTCATGGGCAACAGGCAGATCAGGCTG CCTGTGGAGATCAGCAGCGCACTGGAGGAGGAATTCACGGTGGCACGGATTTACGTAAACAAGATCCGGGCGGAGGTGAAATCCATGGTGAAGAGGTGCCGTCGCCTGGAGACGCTGCAGCAGGAGTGCCACCGTGAGATGGAGGAGACGGGCTGCGAGCTGTCGTCCTGCCAGAGGCTGATCACACAG CATGAATCCAATATCTGCTCTCTGACGGAGTGCATGCAGAATGTGGAGCTGACGAAGAAGGAGATGGAAGAGAGCTACAAGGTTCTAAGTGAAGAGATGACAAAACTTCAGGCTGAAG ATACCCTACACAAAGGTACAAGCAGAGAACTGTTGGGAAAAGACAATGACAAG GGGGCTGAATGCCAGGAAATGGATTCTCATCACGAGCCCCCCCACATGCAGCTTGGACATCTGCATGATGACATCAATGAGAAACAAAAGATCATTGGTGACCTCAAAGA ATGGAATCTGGAGTCAGAGAGGGAGCTGGAGCACCTGCATGCTGAGTTTGCTTGTCTGAAGATCCAGGAGCAGGAGAAGTCTAAACATCTAGCAGATCTTAA ATTTAAGCTTGAGCAGCATTACCAGTCCAGACAGGGTCTCAGAGCGCTGGAGAAGACTGTG CAGGAGCTGCAGGCTCTCCACTACCTGCGGAAGGTTTTTATGCAGGACCTCGTGGCTCAATTTAGAGAT ATCAAAGAAATGGAGTTTGCCACGGAGAACTGGGGAACAGACACTGAGAAACACAGAATTACCTTCCTGGAGAACAACCTGGAGCACCTTACGAAGATTCACAAGCAG TTGGTACGTGACAATTTTGAACTGCGCAGTGACCTCCCCAAACTGGAGAGACGTCTGCAGCACACAGCTGAAAGAGTGCGCGCTCTGGAGGGGGCACTGAGGGGGGCCAAGGCGGGGGCGGCCCGTGACCGCCACCTCTACCTGCAGGAGGTGGAGCACATGAGGGAACTCATGCAGACCAGGAGATACCAGGAACAGCCAG
- the kif5aa gene encoding kinesin family member 5Aa isoform X6, which produces MADSTAECSIKVLCRFRPLNEKEIRRGDRFIPTFQGDDTVIVGGKSYVFDRVFPTNTTQEQVYNTCARQIVRDVLEGYNGTIFAYGQTSSGKTHTMEGKLHDEERMGIIPRIADDIFSHIYTMDENLEFRIKVSYFEIYMEKIRDLLDVTKANLAVHEDRNRVPYVKGCTERFVSCPEEVMDIVDEGKANRHVAVTNMNEHSSRSHSILLVDITQEHTETEQKLTGKLYLVDLAGSEKVSKTGAEGAVLDEAKNINKSLSSLGNVISALAEGTKAHVPYRDSKMTRILQDSLGGNCRTTIFICCSPSSFNDAETRSTLMFGQRAKTIKNTASVNLELTAEEWKKKFEREKDKSKSQKETIQMLETDLKRMRHGEMKERTSNPANSSGLLLNLNSIEKYLPEAEQLEPSDAGNTSTVTCHSEDRLKYEEAISRLHQQLDSKDSEIIQQSKTAGKLRKQILERNKLLAYTHETSEDVHGHLRRLQEENHHAKMEVKEVLYALEELALNYDLKSQEVEEQSQQSQLLATELVQKMAHLQALEEELSQMQGESKQQRKHIAKVLNSLMQDLSEFSAVMGNRQIRLPVEISSALEEEFTVARIYVNKIRAEVKSMVKRCRRLETLQQECHREMEETGCELSSCQRLITQHESNICSLTECMQNVELTKKEMEESYKVLSEEMTKLQAEDTLHKGTSRELLGKDNDKGAECQEMDSHHEPPHMQLGHLHDDINEKQKIIGDLKEWNLESERELEHLHAEFACLKIQEQEKSKHLADLKFKLEQHYQSRQGLRALEKTVQELQALHYLRKVFMQDLVAQFRDIKEMEFATENWGTDTEKHRITFLENNLEHLTKIHKQLVRDNFELRSDLPKLERRLQHTAERVRALEGALRGAKAGAARDRHLYLQEVEHMRELMQTRRYQEQPEGCLDMMFQPEGDSSPKPWRPLQANSGQSSEVSSEADSATSSLDPCALHASDENRRGDSDSCSLRCGGEMAVPPKLYSAQQETATS; this is translated from the exons ATGGCCGACTCGACCGCAGAATGCAGCATCAAAGTGCTATGCCGCTTCCGCCCTTTAAATGAGAAGGAGATCAGGCGAGGAGACCGATTCATCCCCACATTTCAAGGAGACGACACCGTCATTGTCGGG GGGAAGTCGTATGTGTTCGATCGGGTTTTCCCCACCAATACCACCCAGGAACAGGTCTACAATACCTGTGCCAGACAGATCGTTAGAG ATGTCTTGGAGGGATACAATGGGACAATTTTTGCCTATGGGCAGACTTCCTCAGGCAAGACCCACACTATGGAG GGGAAGCTGCACGATGAAGAGCGCATGGGCATCATTCCCAGGATTGCTGATGACATTTTCAGCCATATCTATACCATGGATGAGAATCTGGAATTCCGCATCAAG GTGTcatattttgaaatatatatGGAAAAAATCAGGGATCTTTTAGATG TGACCAAAGCCAACCTTGCAGTCCATGAGGACAGAAACCGGGTCCCATATGTGAAG GGTTGTACTGAACGTTTTGTGAGTTGCCCAGAAGAAGTGATGGATATCGTTGACGAGGGAAAAGCCAACCGGCATGTCGCTGTTACCA ACATGAACGAGCACAGCTCCCGCAGCCACAGCATCCTCCTGGTGGACATCACGCAGGAGCACACGGAGACGGAGCAGAAGCTCACCGGGAAGCTGTATCTGGTGGACCTGGCAGGCAGTGAGAAG GTCAGTAAAACAGGTGCTGAAGGTGCTGTCCTGGATGAGGCCAAGAACATCAACAAGTCACTGTCATCACTTGGCAATGTCATTTCTGCGCTGGCCGAGGGAACG AAAGCACACGTCCCATACAGAGACAGCAAGATGACCCGGATCCTGCAGGATTCACTGGGGGGAAACTGCCGTACCACAATATTTATCTGCTGCTCCCCTTCCAGCTTTAATGATGCTGAGACGAGGTCCACCCTTATGTTTGGACAACG TGCAAAGACCATTAAGAATACGGCATCCGTGAATTTGGAGCTGACGGCAGAGGAATGGAAGAAGAAATTTGAGAGGGAGAAAGATAAGAGCAAGTCACAGAAGGAAACTATCCAGATGTTGGAGACTGATTTGAAGCGCATGCGCCATGGTGAGATGAAGGAACGCACATCAAACCCAGCCAACAGTTCCGGCTTGTTGTTAAATTTGAACAGCATAG AGAAATACCTTCCAGAGGCAGAGCAACTGGAGCCCTCAGATGCTGGAAACACCTCCACTGTGACATGTCACTCTGAGGACCGTCTGAAATATGAGGAGGCGATTAGCAGGCTGCACCAGCAGCTGGACAGCAAG GATAGTGAAATTATCCAGCAGAGTAAGACGGCGGGAAAACTGAGGAAACAAATCTTGGAGCGTAACAAG CTCCTGGCGTACACACATGAGACCAGCGAGGATGTACATGGTCATCTGAGGCGACTGCAGGAAGAAAACCACCACGCCAAAATGGAGGTGAAGGAGGTGCTGTATGCTTTAGAGGAGCTGGCACTTAATTATGACCTGAAGAGTCAGGAAGTGGAGGAGCAGAGTCAGCAAAGTCAGCTGCTGGCCACAGAACTCGTGCAGAAAATG GCCCATCTACAGGCCCTGGAAGAAGAGCTGTCCCAAATGCAAGGGGAGAGCAAGCAGCAGCGCAAGCACATTGCCAAGGTTCTCAACAGCCTCATGCAGGACCTGAGCGAGTTCAGTGCTGTCATGGGCAACAGGCAGATCAGGCTG CCTGTGGAGATCAGCAGCGCACTGGAGGAGGAATTCACGGTGGCACGGATTTACGTAAACAAGATCCGGGCGGAGGTGAAATCCATGGTGAAGAGGTGCCGTCGCCTGGAGACGCTGCAGCAGGAGTGCCACCGTGAGATGGAGGAGACGGGCTGCGAGCTGTCGTCCTGCCAGAGGCTGATCACACAG CATGAATCCAATATCTGCTCTCTGACGGAGTGCATGCAGAATGTGGAGCTGACGAAGAAGGAGATGGAAGAGAGCTACAAGGTTCTAAGTGAAGAGATGACAAAACTTCAGGCTGAAG ATACCCTACACAAAGGTACAAGCAGAGAACTGTTGGGAAAAGACAATGACAAG GGGGCTGAATGCCAGGAAATGGATTCTCATCACGAGCCCCCCCACATGCAGCTTGGACATCTGCATGATGACATCAATGAGAAACAAAAGATCATTGGTGACCTCAAAGA ATGGAATCTGGAGTCAGAGAGGGAGCTGGAGCACCTGCATGCTGAGTTTGCTTGTCTGAAGATCCAGGAGCAGGAGAAGTCTAAACATCTAGCAGATCTTAA ATTTAAGCTTGAGCAGCATTACCAGTCCAGACAGGGTCTCAGAGCGCTGGAGAAGACTGTG CAGGAGCTGCAGGCTCTCCACTACCTGCGGAAGGTTTTTATGCAGGACCTCGTGGCTCAATTTAGAGAT ATCAAAGAAATGGAGTTTGCCACGGAGAACTGGGGAACAGACACTGAGAAACACAGAATTACCTTCCTGGAGAACAACCTGGAGCACCTTACGAAGATTCACAAGCAG TTGGTACGTGACAATTTTGAACTGCGCAGTGACCTCCCCAAACTGGAGAGACGTCTGCAGCACACAGCTGAAAGAGTGCGCGCTCTGGAGGGGGCACTGAGGGGGGCCAAGGCGGGGGCGGCCCGTGACCGCCACCTCTACCTGCAGGAGGTGGAGCACATGAGGGAACTCATGCAGACCAGGAGATACCAGGAACAGCCAG